The genomic region GAAATAGTGAGATTGCCAAAGGTTGGTATTAAATGATGATAGATGGCGCTGTTATAGTCCTGCAGTGTGCTTAATTGCAGTTTTGCTTGGTTGCGTTGCAGCCAGCTGATCAGGGCTTCTTTGATTGTGTAAAGATCAGGACGATTTTTTCTGAATTCTTTGGCTTTCTTGCTGTACGGAAAATGCCGGTTGTAATCGAAAGTGCCGGTCTTGATTTCGTACTTGATGGATTGCAGCTTAAGCGCGAGTTCTTTTTGCGCGGTTTTGGTTGGCGGAATGGGTATTGACTCGCGACAGCGAACACCTTGATAGGTGAATGCTATCTGGGCACTATTGCCACGAATTGTTATGCCTCTTTGCCTTCTATCCATGCGTATGCTGCTTTAACTTTGATGAAGATTCGTCCATTTGGCGCTTTTATCCAATGAATTTTCTCTCTCAATTGTCCTTTCTTTTTATATTGGCGAATAGCTTCTGAGGTAAGGCCTGTAAGTTCAGCAAATTTGTCAATGGTGACGAGGTCGAAATGATTCATTTTTTCTCCTCTTCAACATTGCCGGCGATATGCTTGGTGACGTGTTTTTCGACTTCCCCTTGATTCTCGATCAAGCCTTTATCTTCGACTTTGCGCTTGCCCATCACTACAGCCCAGAAACTGCCTAGTTTTTGTGAGATGGCATAACCGACGCTTTTGGTTTCGCTGTATCCAGTTGTTTCTGGACATACATCCTGGAAACTAAGGCCTAGAATTTTTTCATAGCGGCGATAGGTCAAAGGATTATGAAGTATTTTCAGCACGCGCCAGCCGAAGTATTGCCCCATGATCAAAGCGCCTAATGCGCTTTCCAATGTCGTGCCAACACCCCGGAATTCCTTGATGTTCTTTAAAATAATTTGCTCTTGTTCCTCGCTGAGGTTTAGATCAAATAGTTTTCTTTGATTGGTTTCCATAATAAATAGTGACTATGAGAGTATATAGTGATTCTTATAGTACGCTATTTATTTCCACAGTAAATAGTATAAATGTCCTGTTAATCTAAAATCGTTACTTGGTTTTGAAATTCCTCTTTTGTGAATTGGCGCATCTCGTCATGAAATTTGATGACAATCTCAATTTGATCGTTAAGCGTTAATACGCCGCAAATGTGACCGATTTGCGTGATGCTGTATTTTTTTCCGGGTTCAGGTGTATCCTGCTTTAGAACAGCAAGCCGGTAGATTAAGGAAACCGCTTCTTCAAGATTAAATGTATTCATAGTATTTATATTTTTAATTTTTTTAGTGTTGAGTTGGGTTTTCATGATTAACCTTTTGAGGATGAAAAGGGGTTGGTACAGTTATTGATACAAGTCCAAGAGAAACAGCTCCGGCGTGACATTGCGTGCGCTCGGCTTGCGCCTCGCTCCTTAATGTCACGTCCTCGCTGTCGACTTTGAAAAGCATCCAAACATGTTTGCGTGTGCTATAGCTCGATCCTTTCCAAAGTATTCCGGATACGCGCAATGGAGCAGAATCGCCATAACGTCCCGTTGCCGGGGAATATACTTCACCATTCATTGGATTTAATCGTTTGCTCTCATCGTAGAAAGGTTTGATGGCATGTGAACGATGCGGCGCTTCAGGGTTTCCCATCGCCAGCATGAAAGCTGCCCAATCGCTGGCAGTTGCAGATTGACGGATGGATTCAAGCTCCGGATCGTCGGCTTTGTCGAGTTTTCTTAATTGACGCCATACGGTCACGCTCGGGCCGCCGATTTGCTGAAACTGACGAATACCCCAGGTATTGGCCCATGCGGTAATGCGCTCGGCTGCTTTTACAGCATCATTGCCGTACAAATCCTGATCAAGTGCGAAGCCGTCGATATTCTTGGAGATGTATTTGGCAATGTAACCAACGGCCGTGCCTTTCGCTGGATCAATCGCTTCCGATTTGAAGCGGCGTTCTTGCGCTCCGGGTTCGTTGCCATTATCGAGAAGGGCGTAATGACGCATGACTTTTCTCACAGCTTCGCGGTGTTTTTCAGGCATGAATAATAGTAAGTGCCAATGCGGGGTGCCGTCGTGATGCGGTTCAACTACACGGAAGCCATAGGGTTGAATGCCCTGACGATGCAATTCAGCGCGAATCAATGACCAAATATGGGTAAGGTATTCGTGCGCTTGTAAAACGCTGGTGCCGTCATAGCGTGGATGGGTTACGCCATGATGCAGACAAGCATGCATGCGTGAAGGGGTGGTGACCGTATAGAATTCGCCTACATGCCCAAGATGATCGGCCACCATTTCAAAACCTCTGATACGTGTCATCAATTCAGCACGGCGAATTGCTGGATTAGATACCGAACGATCGGCTAGGGTCTGCAGGGAAAAAATCTCGCCGTTCTGGTTATTTACAAAATTCGTGGCCAGATACAAACGATTTCTTTCCTTTTGTTTGCGCTTAGCGTGAATGGTGTAGTCGCTGGCATACGTGCCACGCAGGCGGCTGACCAATTCAATATTTCTGGCAATGGTTTCAATCTTTCGCAGTCGCAATATCTTGATTCTGCGAAACCACCAGTGATGACAGCACATCCGGTTTAGTGCCGGTTCCAGTTTATCGCCTTTGATGGATGGCCGCTTGACTTGATAATGATCGACTATGCGCAAACAGGCTTGATAGGCATCAGAAGGGGATTTTGCGCGGTTGCGTGCCAGATAACATTTTTCTGCATAACGCTTGGCGGCATTGAGCAATTCTTCATGATCTGCGCATAGATTCAGATCTTCAATGCGCAGCTGATTATAAATATCTTGCAGTTCATTGTTTGCTTGCTCAAAGCTGGAACGTTCAGCCGTTTTGATGTATTGCGCCGCCAAGTCTCCCGCAATCGGGGAAAGCTCGCTGAAAATATGGCGCCGCATGCGACGGCAATTTTCTGTTCCATAGGCTGCGGTGTGATTATCGGCAAAAACGACTTGTGCCAATTTTGTGTCATTTTTGTGCCACAACCGAGGCCTTTGGAGACCTACCGAGACTAATGGGGTATTTGTGAGACCGGTACTAAGACCCTGTTTTATATGGGTCTTAGTTGGTCTAAGGTGGTCTGAGTTAGACCGGAAGTTGGTGGAGACGGCGGGAATCGAACCCGCGTCCGCAAGCCCTCTACAGACAGTTCTACATACTTAGCCATGTTATTTAGTTTGACCTGGCAACCGCCAACCGGCAGGCTGATGACAGGCGAGTCACCTTGCGTTTAACGTTCTATAAAGTAACCCTATAAAACGCGATCCTCGTTAGTAACTCTGCTGTCTGTTGCCAGACCCGGCGTTGAGGCCCATCGGTGCAGAGGCTAGCCGAATTAAGCGGCTAAAGCGTAGTTTTCGTCGTTTGCGACTATTGTTTTCAGATGGATTTACGAGGTAATCTGATCCTCGGTATGCCCTGCGCTGCTTTGCAACCCACGTCGAAACCAGATCGTCCCCGGTATTCGTTTTGGTAGTGCTTAGGATGGTGATGAAATCTAAAAGTTCAAGTTCTGCGTCGATATTCTAACAGAATTAATAAGTATTTCTTTACAGATGAACCAGCAATTCTTCGGGGTGATCGATCAGGTGATGCGCACCCCAGGTTTCCGGTGCTTGATCAATGCCAAGATAGCCATAGCGTGCAACGATGGGTTGCATGCCGGCTGCCAGACTGGCTTGAACATCGCGAATGTCGTCTCCTAAATAAATGCAGCGAGCAGGGGAAATGGTCATTTTGTTGCTGGCTGCCAGGAGTGGTCCAGGGTGAGGTTTGGAATGGGTGGTTTCGTCGCCACATATGATACAGGCAACTCGCTGTCCTAACCCAAGTGTTTGGATGAGTGGATGTGCAAAACGAGCAGGTTTGTTGGTGACAATGCCCCATGGTATATTCATCATTTCCATTTGATTCAACAACGCTTCTACGCCCGGAAACAAACAAGTGTCGTGACACAGACGTTGGGTATAAAAATCCAGAAATTCATCGCGCATGAATTCATAGCCCTCATCGCCTGGTTTGATATTAAAGCCGAGCCCTAGCAATCCTCGTGACCCAGCGGACGCCAACGGACGGATCTGTTCAATGGGGAGTTCGGATAAGCCTCGTGCAGTGCGCTGCCGGTTTAAGGCGTGACCAAGATCAGGCGCAGTGTCGGCCAAGGTTCCGTCAAAATCAAAGAGAACAGCTTCAATCATTAAAGTACGCTTGCTGAGGCTAATGGAAGTTAGCTGCGGTAAGCCATGATGTAGTTGACATCGGTATCCTCTTCCAATGCATAAATTTTTGTGATGGGATTGTATGTCATACCAATCAGTTTTTCATCGGCCAGACCGGCATTACGTGCCATGCGAGCTAACTCGGAAGGTTTGATGAATTTTGCGTACTCATGTGTGCCGCGAGGTAATAGATTTAAAATATATTCCGCGCCAATAATGGCAAACAGGTAGGATTTCGGGTTGCGATTGATGGTTGAGAAAAATACCCAGCCATTGGGTTTGGCTAATTCCGCGCATGCCCGAATAACGCTCATTGGATCGGGCACATGCTCAAGCATTTCCATGCAAGTGACAATATCATAATGCTGTGGTTTTTCTTGCGCCAATGATTCCACGGTAATTTTGCGGTAATCAACGTCATAGCCGCTTTCCAACAGATGCAGCTTAGCAACCTTGAGCGCTTTATCGCTAAGATCAATGCCGGTGACATGTGCGCCCATCGATGCCATGCCTTCGGATAGAATACCGCCGCCACAACCGACATCCAGTATGGTTTTTCCCATTAATCCATTGGTCAGATCATTAATGTAGTTAAGACGCAATGGATTGATTTCATGTAAGGGTTTAAATTCACTGTGCGGATCCCACCAGCGGTGAGCAAGTTGGCTGAATTTTTCAAGCTCCAGCGGATCCGCGTTGATACCGTCATTTTCCATATGTGCTCCTTTAAAGCAA from Nitrosomonas ureae harbors:
- a CDS encoding HAD family hydrolase; amino-acid sequence: MIEAVLFDFDGTLADTAPDLGHALNRQRTARGLSELPIEQIRPLASAGSRGLLGLGFNIKPGDEGYEFMRDEFLDFYTQRLCHDTCLFPGVEALLNQMEMMNIPWGIVTNKPARFAHPLIQTLGLGQRVACIICGDETTHSKPHPGPLLAASNKMTISPARCIYLGDDIRDVQASLAAGMQPIVARYGYLGIDQAPETWGAHHLIDHPEELLVHL
- a CDS encoding MerR family transcriptional regulator, translating into MNHFDLVTIDKFAELTGLTSEAIRQYKKKGQLREKIHWIKAPNGRIFIKVKAAYAWIEGKEA
- a CDS encoding replication endonuclease, with the translated sequence MAQVVFADNHTAAYGTENCRRMRRHIFSELSPIAGDLAAQYIKTAERSSFEQANNELQDIYNQLRIEDLNLCADHEELLNAAKRYAEKCYLARNRAKSPSDAYQACLRIVDHYQVKRPSIKGDKLEPALNRMCCHHWWFRRIKILRLRKIETIARNIELVSRLRGTYASDYTIHAKRKQKERNRLYLATNFVNNQNGEIFSLQTLADRSVSNPAIRRAELMTRIRGFEMVADHLGHVGEFYTVTTPSRMHACLHHGVTHPRYDGTSVLQAHEYLTHIWSLIRAELHRQGIQPYGFRVVEPHHDGTPHWHLLLFMPEKHREAVRKVMRHYALLDNGNEPGAQERRFKSEAIDPAKGTAVGYIAKYISKNIDGFALDQDLYGNDAVKAAERITAWANTWGIRQFQQIGGPSVTVWRQLRKLDKADDPELESIRQSATASDWAAFMLAMGNPEAPHRSHAIKPFYDESKRLNPMNGEVYSPATGRYGDSAPLRVSGILWKGSSYSTRKHVWMLFKVDSEDVTLRSEAQAERTQCHAGAVSLGLVSITVPTPFHPQKVNHENPTQH
- the ubiG gene encoding bifunctional 2-polyprenyl-6-hydroxyphenol methylase/3-demethylubiquinol 3-O-methyltransferase UbiG, with amino-acid sequence MENDGINADPLELEKFSQLAHRWWDPHSEFKPLHEINPLRLNYINDLTNGLMGKTILDVGCGGGILSEGMASMGAHVTGIDLSDKALKVAKLHLLESGYDVDYRKITVESLAQEKPQHYDIVTCMEMLEHVPDPMSVIRACAELAKPNGWVFFSTINRNPKSYLFAIIGAEYILNLLPRGTHEYAKFIKPSELARMARNAGLADEKLIGMTYNPITKIYALEEDTDVNYIMAYRS